The following nucleotide sequence is from Ignavibacteria bacterium.
CATCATCGATTATTCCAAGCATTCCAATAACCGGGGTTGGAAAAACGACTCTGTTCGGACTTTCGTTATAGAAACTAACATTCCCACCTGTTACTGGAGTTTCGAGCACTCTGCACGCTTCACCAATTCCTCCAATAGCCTCTTTGAATTGCCAATAAATTTCCGGTTTATAAGGATTACCGAAATTTAAACAATTCGTAATTGCAATAGGCATTGCACCAGAACAAACTATATTTCTTGCAGACTCTGCGACAGCAATCATTGCTCCAACTTTTGGATTTAAATACACATATCTTGCATTGCAATCAGTCTTAACTGCAAGTGCTTTGTTTGTCTTTTTTATCCGTACAACGGCAGCATCGCAGCCGGGTGCGATGACAGTATTAGTTCCAACGCCGTAGTCATATTGATGGTATACCCATGATTTATTCGCAATGTTTGGTGAAGACAAAATTTTTAGTAGAACTAAATTCAAATCTTTTTGCTCAGGCAACAAAGTGAAGTCGAGATTATTGACTTCATCAAGATATTTTGGTCTCCGAGTTTCACGTTTATATACTGGAGCTCCTCCGCCTAAAACCAACGAGGATGCGGGCACTTCTCCCTTCAGTTCACCTTGCTGATAAAAAAATAATTTATCTTCATCTATCACTTCACCAATTTGCACACAATTCAAATCCCATTTATTAAAAATTTGTTTAAGTCTCTCTTCGTTTCCCCTTTTACAAACGACAAGCATTCTCTCCTGCGATTCTGAAAGTAATATCTCGTATGAACTCATTCCTTCTTCTCTCAGCGGTACAAGATCTAAATTGATTTTCATTCCGGAATTTCCGCGGGCGCTCATCTCAGATGTCGAACAAATTATTCCAGCTGCACCCATATCTTGAATACCGACTATTAAATTCAGTTTAATAACTTCGAGAGTTGCTTCAAGCAAAAGTTTTTCCGCGAAGGGATCACCAACTTGAACATTTGAGCGTCGAGACTCTGATTCCTCAGATAATTCTTCCGATGCAAAGGTTGCTCCATGAATTCCATCTCGTCCAGTGGATGAACCAACAATGAAAACCGAATTCCCTTTCCCTTTAGCTACTGCGCGAGAAATGCGGTCAGTTTTTACAATTCCAACTGCCATAGCATTTACAAGACAATTATCTTGATAAGAATCTTCAAAATATACTTCACCGGCTATAGTCGGGACTCCGAAGCAATTTCCATAATCTCCGATTCCACGCACAACTCCATCGAATAAATATTTTGTTCGTTGATTGTCCAGTTCACCAAAACGAAGTGAATCAAGCGCTGCAATCGGTCTCGCTCCCATTGTGAAAATATCGCGAAGTATTCCTCCAACGCCAGTTGCTGCCCCTTGATACGGTTCAACAGCCGAAGGATGATTATGACTTTCAATCTTAAATGCGACTGCAAGTCCATCTCCAATATCAACAAGTCCAGCATTTTCTTCACCTGCTTGAACGAGCAAACGTTTACCTTCACGAGGAAGTGTTTTTAACAATGCAATTGAATTTTTGTAACTGCAATGTTCACTCCACATGACACTGAAAATTCCGAGTTCAGTAAAATTCGGTGTTCGACCTAATATTTCTAAAATCCAATTGTATTCTTCTTCATAAAGTCCGTGTTGAAGGGCGAGTTCGAGAGTTACAGTGAGTTCTTTCATAATCCTTAAGGGAGAAGTCTGAAAAAGATTTTTATCCAAAAACTCGGTACTAGCAAGAAAATCAAGACGAAAAAAGTTTTAAACAGCTTGCTCAATTCTAACTTTCAGGGTGAAACCCAATTTTTTTAATAGATTTTCACAATCTTCGAACTGCAAACCAAAAGTGCGAACATCAGCTAGACCTAAGTAACCGACTACTTCCGATAAGACA
It contains:
- the purL gene encoding phosphoribosylformylglycinamidine synthase subunit PurL; the protein is MKELTVTLELALQHGLYEEEYNWILEILGRTPNFTELGIFSVMWSEHCSYKNSIALLKTLPREGKRLLVQAGEENAGLVDIGDGLAVAFKIESHNHPSAVEPYQGAATGVGGILRDIFTMGARPIAALDSLRFGELDNQRTKYLFDGVVRGIGDYGNCFGVPTIAGEVYFEDSYQDNCLVNAMAVGIVKTDRISRAVAKGKGNSVFIVGSSTGRDGIHGATFASEELSEESESRRSNVQVGDPFAEKLLLEATLEVIKLNLIVGIQDMGAAGIICSTSEMSARGNSGMKINLDLVPLREEGMSSYEILLSESQERMLVVCKRGNEERLKQIFNKWDLNCVQIGEVIDEDKLFFYQQGELKGEVPASSLVLGGGAPVYKRETRRPKYLDEVNNLDFTLLPEQKDLNLVLLKILSSPNIANKSWVYHQYDYGVGTNTVIAPGCDAAVVRIKKTNKALAVKTDCNARYVYLNPKVGAMIAVAESARNIVCSGAMPIAITNCLNFGNPYKPEIYWQFKEAIGGIGEACRVLETPVTGGNVSFYNESPNRVVFPTPVIGMLGIIDDVKWITKSYFQNEGDLIYILGETKEEIGGTEFLKVIHNKIFGPPPMIDLHFERKLHKGLLKLIKHGLVVSAHDLSDGGLGVALAEACIMNRDKQFGAEINCIPSFRFDHYLFSESQSRVLISISPLDKSRIENELHFLDIPFEMIGTVKTCKLLINDNLNLSIEKINDAYFNAINKIMS